A region of the Paracoccaceae bacterium genome:
TGGTCTGAGGGGGTTTGCGGGTCTCCACACATTACATAATACTGATTATGCGAGTCACGTATCTCGGAAGGCGGTGCACCTCGTCCGGCATCGCGGTCTCGCCGGTGGCACGGCGCCGCGTCAGACGGACTGCCCGGCGACCCAGCCCGAAGACCATGCCCACTGGAAGTTGTATCCGCCCAGCCATCCGGTCACATCGACCACCTCGCCAATGAAGTACAGGCCAGGCACGGCGCGTGACTCCATCGTGCGCGGATCCAGCGCATCGGTATCCACACCACCCAGTGTCACCTCGGCGGTGCGGTACCCCTCGGTCCCGACCGGTCGCAGTTCGGCCGCGTGGATTGCACGGTCCAGCATGTCGAGTGCGGTGTTCGGCTGGTCCGCCAGGTTTCCCGCCAGTCGCACTTGCGCCACGACATGCCGGGCCAGACGTTCCGGCAACAGTGTTGCAACCGCGGTTGCGACCGCCATCCGGCCCTGTGTGGCGCGCAAGTTGCGCAGATGCGCCGCGGCACTCCGCCCCCGCGACAGGTCGACCGTGATCGGCTGACCCTCGCGCCAGTAGTTCGACACCTGTAGCACCGCCGGGCCGGACAGACCGCGATGGGTGAACAGCACCGCCTCGTCAAACCCCGCACGGGCACAGGATACCCGGCCCTGCACGGCGGTCCCGGCCAGCGGACGCAGCCATGTCAGCTCCTGCTCGGCAAAGGTCAGCGGCACCAGGCCCGGCCGCGTCTCAACCATTGGCAGACCAAAGGACTGGGCAATCCGATAGCCCGCATCGGTCGCCCCCATCTTCGGTATCGACTTGCCGCCGGTGGCCACGACGACCCGCGCCGCAGTTACCACGCCGCGTGAAGTTTCAATCTTAAATATCTGATCATGCTTGTGAACATCGCCAACCCTTGACCCGGTCCAAAGCGCCGCTCCGGCAAGCCCATCCAGCAGCATCCGGGTTATCTGGGTGGCCGGTCCGTCGCAGAACAGCTGGCCCAGCGTCTTTTCGTGCCACGCGATCCCGGCACCGTCGACACGGGCCACGAAATCCGCAGCCGTGAACCGCTTCAGCGCCGAAATCGCAAAGCGCGGGTTCTTGGACAGAAACCGGTCCGGAGCGACGCCGAGGTTGGTGAAATTGCAGCGCCCGCCGCCCGAGATGCGGATCTTCTCGCCCGGGCGTTCGGCATGGTCGATGACCAGCACACGTCGA
Encoded here:
- a CDS encoding NAD(P)/FAD-dependent oxidoreductase encodes the protein MQVDVAILGAGAAGLFCAGEAARRGRRVLVIDHAERPGEKIRISGGGRCNFTNLGVAPDRFLSKNPRFAISALKRFTAADFVARVDGAGIAWHEKTLGQLFCDGPATQITRMLLDGLAGAALWTGSRVGDVHKHDQIFKIETSRGVVTAARVVVATGGKSIPKMGATDAGYRIAQSFGLPMVETRPGLVPLTFAEQELTWLRPLAGTAVQGRVSCARAGFDEAVLFTHRGLSGPAVLQVSNYWREGQPITVDLSRGRSAAAHLRNLRATQGRMAVATAVATLLPERLARHVVAQVRLAGNLADQPNTALDMLDRAIHAAELRPVGTEGYRTAEVTLGGVDTDALDPRTMESRAVPGLYFIGEVVDVTGWLGGYNFQWAWSSGWVAGQSV